From one Populus alba chromosome 17, ASM523922v2, whole genome shotgun sequence genomic stretch:
- the LOC118048709 gene encoding serine hydroxymethyltransferase 4 encodes MDPVTAWGNSSLQTVDPEIHDLIEKEKRRQCRGIELIASENFTSFAVIEALGSALTNKYSEGMPGNRYYGGNEYIDEIENLCRARALQAFHLDPTKWGVNVQPYSGSPANFAAYTAVLQPHDRIMGLDLPSGGHLTHGYYTSGGKKISATSIYFESLPYKVNPQTGFLDYDRLEEKALDFRPKLIICGGSAYPRDWDYKKFRSVADKCGALLLCDMAHISGLVAAQEAANPFEYCDIVTTTTHKSLRGPRAGMIFYRKGPKPPKKGQPEDAVYDFEDKINFAVFPSLQGGPHNHQIGALAVALKQAQSPGFKAYAKQVKANAVALGNYLMSKGYKLVTEGTENHLVLWDLRPLGLTGNKVEKLCDLANITVNKNAVFGDSSALAPGGVRIGAPAMTSRGLVEKDFEQIGEFLHRAVTITLSIQKEHGKLLKDFNKGLVNNKEIEALKADVEQFSGSFEMPGFLMSEMKYKD; translated from the exons ATGGATCCAGTAACTGCGTGGGGAAACTCCTCCCTCCAAACAGTTGACCCAGAAATCCACGATTTAATCGAGAAGGAAAAACGCCGCCAATGCAGAGGAATCGAACTAATCGCATCAGAAAACTTCACTTCTTTCGCTGTTATAGAGGCTCTTGGAAGCGCTCTCACCAACAAGTACTCTGAGGGTATGCCAGGTAACCGCTACTACGGAGGTAATGAATATATTGATGAGATTGAAAATCTCTGCAGAGCTCGGGCCCTTCAAGCTTTTCATTTGGACCCCACTAAATGGGGTGTAAATGTCCAGCCCTATTCTGGTTCCCCTGCAAATTTCGCTGCGTACACAGCAGTTCTCCAGCCCCATGACAGAATCATGGGCTTGGATTTGCCTTCAGGGGGGCATTTGACTCATGGGTATTACACATCTGGGGGTAAAAAGATTTCAGCTACAAGTATTTATTTTGAGAGTTTGCCTTACAAGGTGAACCCGCAAACTGGGTTTCTTGATTATGATAGGTTGGAAGAAAAGGCTTTGGATTTTAGGCCTAAGCTTATTATTTGTGGTGGAAGTGCTTATCCTAGAGACTGGGATTATAAGAAGTTTAGATCTGTTGCTGATAAGTGTGGTGCTCTTTTGCTTTGTGACATGGCTCACATCAGTGGCCTTGTTGCTGCTCAG GAAGCTGCCAACCCGTTTGAGTACTGTGACATAGTCACCACCACTACCCACAAAAGTTTGAGGGGTCCCAGGGCTGGTATGATCTTCTACCGCAAGGGCCCTAAGCCACCCAAGAAGGGTCAGCCGGAGGATGCAGTTTATGACTTTGAAGACAAGATCAACTTTGCAGTTTTTCCATCTCTTCAGGGTGGTCCTCACAACCACCAGATTGGTGCCCTGGCTGTTGCATTGAAACAGGCCCAGAGCCCCGGGTTCAAGGCCTATGCTAAGCAAGTCAAGGCCAATGCAGTTGCCCTTGGAAACTACTTGATGAGCAAGGGATACAAGCTTGTTACTGAAGGCACCGAGAACCACCTTGTTCTGTGGGATCTTAGGCCCCTTGGGTTGACAG GCAACAAGGTTGAAAAACTATGCGACCTTGCAAACATCACTGTGAACAAGAATGCCGTGTTTGGTGACAGCAGTGCTTTGGCACCTGGTGGAGTGAGAATCG GTGCCCCCGCCATGACTTCTAGAGGTTTGGTTGAGAAGGATTTCGAGCAGATTGGAGAATTCCTCCACCGTGCTGTGACCATCACACTGAGCATCCAAAAGGAACATGGAAAGCTCTTGAAGGACTTCAACAAGGGTCTGGTGAACAACAAGGAAATCGAGGCCCTCAAGGCTGATGTTGAACAGTTCTCAGGCTCCTTTGAGATGCCTGGCTTTCTGATGTCTGAGATGAAGTATAAGGATTAG